From a region of the Procambarus clarkii isolate CNS0578487 chromosome 2, FALCON_Pclarkii_2.0, whole genome shotgun sequence genome:
- the LOC138365834 gene encoding uncharacterized protein, translating into MDLSTRFPAYNADEPEFWFMQMEAIYDLHEITTEKARYACTLPTLSSEAMHTASAVITAPSPDTRTYTALKAALLQAAMKCRIQQRDQLLTDKRLAEKTPAQLLRHIQYVMLTETGPAPSEIVRSFWIQLCPKHIQGILFSMADDTPLAQLATLADRLLTTSDNATLSHLSDTQQTTDTQQLDILQNQCFFRPGRTYHANPVSGSRRQRKHRGEFCSYHQRFGHQAHNCRAPCSYVSCCTAIVTYSDDSFISNYIMWDLQPVLPTLRLCQGTACSTRTLTTAALSSDSSTCSLHSDTLPTQAPFAVQSSQGGCS; encoded by the exons ATGGATTtgtctaccaggtttccagcatacaacgcagatgaaccagaattttggttcatgcagatggaggctatttacgaccttcacgaaattacgactgagaaagcccgatatgcgtgtaccctgccaacactttCCTCGGAGGCgatgcacactgcctccgctgtcatcaccgcaccatcaccagacaccaggacgtacaccgcattgaaggccgctcttctacaggcagcgATGAAAtgccgcattcaacaaagggaccaactgctcactgacaaaagattagcagagaaaacaccagcccagcttctgcggcatattcagtatgtaATGCTTACTGAAACTGGtccagcccccagcgagattgtgagatcattctggatacaactctgtccaaaacacattcaagggatcctattcagtatggctgacgacaccccattagcccagctggctacactaGCAGACCGGCTTCTtacgacgtctgataacgctacgctctcccacctcagtgatacacagcagaccacagacacccaacaactcgacaTCCTCCAAAACCAGTGTTTCTTCCGCCCAGGGAGGacgtaccatgcgaatccagtatcaggATCTAGGCGACAGCGAAAACACCGAGGAGAGttttgttcttaccaccagaggttcggacaccaagcccacaactgtagggctccttgttcctatgtct CTTGCTGCACCGCGATCGTTACTTACTCAGATGACAGCTtcatcagcaactacatcatgtgggatctacaacctgtcctgccgactctccgtctctgccagggcactgcttgttctacacggACTCTCACGACAGCTGCTCTTTCGTCTGATTCATCTACATGTTCACtacattctgatactctgccgactcaagcacctTTTGCAGTCCAGTCCagtcagggaggatgttcttaa
- the LOC138365835 gene encoding uncharacterized protein, which translates to MDLSTRFPAYNADEPEFRFMQMEAIFDLHEITTEKARYACTLPTLSSEAMHTASAVITAPLPDTRTYTTLKDALLQPAMKCRIQQRDQLLTDKRLAEKTPAQLLRHIQYVMLTETGPAPSEIVRSFWIQLCPKHIQGVLFSMADDTPLAQLATLADRLLTTSDNATLSHLSDTQQTTDTKQLDILQNRRFFRPGRTYHANPVSGSRRQRKRRGEFCSYHQRFGHQAHNCAAASVLPPPLVKPTRIPGLDLRTANGTSVRTYETRALLLDFASLGRFTWAFLIADVEQLILGWDFLQHHRLIVDPAGAVLRASPSTSTQVNSVTPVASTELQALLDEFKDVTQPASPRPEVQYTITHHITTTGAPTFARPNRLAPERLAVARAEFNKLQEYITNRTSATPRLLTRLCNFSLQLNSEKCIFHVPELDFLGHRVSAAGVQPLEKKIEAIKEFSRPSTPKKLQEFLGVVNFYNRFIQHCSNILRHLYDLLRGRKHTSRLPLDWTPQAETAFTNIKHTLAEFTLLAHPVSDAPTNLSTDASNTAIGAVLQQLIEGEWRPTAFFSVHLSPAVEKYSTFDRELLAIYAAIQHFRHFLEGRNFHILTDHKPLTYTLAAKGDAHSPRVANHLAFISQFTSDIRQVKGTNNVIADALFRPTINHVVKTPAQIHSAPLLCQVSALRAQHSLYYLPRSCARNRRHYHKYAVCESRLLPMWSQRGIIRSIT; encoded by the exons atggatttatctaccaggtttccagcatacaacgcagatgaacCAGAATTtcggttcatgcagatggaggctattttcgaccttcacgaaattacgactgagaaagcccgatatgcgTGTACGCTGCCAACACTTtcctcggaggctatgcacactgcctccgctgtcatcacgGCACCATTACcagacaccaggacgtacacCACATTGAAGGACGCTCTTCTACAGCCAGCGATGAAAtgccgcattcaacaaagggaccaactgctcactgacaaaagattagcagagaaaacaccagcccagcttctgcggcatattcagtatgtaATGCTTACTGAAACTGGgccagcccccagcgagattgtgagatcattctggatacaactctgtccaaaacacattcaaggggtcctattcagtatggctgacgacaccccattagcccagctggctacactaGCAGACCGGCTTCTtacgacgtctgataacgctacgctctcccacctcagtgatacacagcagacCACAGACACCAAACAACTCGACATCCTCCAAAACCGGCGTTTCTTCCGCCCAGGGAGGacgtaccatgcgaatccagtatcaggATCTAGGCGACAGCGAAAACGCCGAGGAGAGttttgttcttaccaccagaggttcggacaccaagcccacaact gtgcagcagctagtgtgttgcctcccccactggtcaaaccaacccgcattcctggtttggacttacgtACCGCCAATGGTACATCCGTCCGTACATATGAGACCCGCGCCCTGCTTCTCGATTTCGCCTCTCTAGGTCGCTTTACGTGGgctttcctcatagcggatgtggaacaactcattcttggatgggatttcctgcaacaccatcgacttattgtggatcccgcaggtgcagtacttcgagcctctcctagtacctctacacaGGTTAACAgcgtcaccccagtcgcatctacggaacttcaagcactcctggatgaattcaaagatgtgacccaacccgccagccctcgaccagaagtgcaatatacgattacacatcacattactacaacgggagcacctaccttcgctAGACCAAaccgcctggcaccggaacgattggcggtagcacgtgctgaattcaacAAGCTACAGGAg tacatcaccaacagaacatctgctacacctcgACTCCTCACCCGTTTGTGCAACTTCAGCTTGCAGCTCAACTCtgagaagtgtattttccatgttccagagctggatttcttgggacaccgtgtgtcagcagcaggggtccaaccactagagaagaaaatcgaggcaatcaaggaattctCGCGCCCATccactccaaagaagttgcaagaatttcttggcGTGGTGAATTTTTATAATCGATTCATCCAACATTGTTcgaacatcttgcgacacttatacgacctcttacgtggtcggaaacacacgtcccgtcttccgttggattggactccccaggcagagacagcattcaccaACATAAAACACACGCTGGCAGAATTCACCTtactcgcacacccagtgtctgacgctcccaccaatctttctaccgacgcttcaaacacagctattggtgctgtactacaacagctcattgaaggagaatggcgcccaacTGCATTCTTTtcagtacacctgtcacccgctgtagagaagtacagcacttttgatagggaactgctcgccatctacgcagccatacaacatttccggcactttctcgaggggcggaacttccacatcctcacagaccacaaacccCTCACTTATACactggcggccaagggtgatgctcactctcctcgagtagccaaccacctggcATTTAtctcccaatttacctcggatatccgccAGGTCAAAGGAACTAAcaatgtcatagccgatgcactgtttcgacccaccataaaccacgtcgtgaaaaccccagctcag AttcattcagcaccgctcctgtgccaggtaagtgcaTTACGTGCTCAACATAGCCtgtactacttgccccgctcctgtgccag GAATCGTAGACATTACCACAAGTATGCTGTATGTGAATCTCGTCTCCTGCCTATGTGGAGTCAGCGAGGTATCATAAGATCTATTACATAA